One Anaerobacillus alkaliphilus DNA window includes the following coding sequences:
- a CDS encoding YlbE-like family protein, translating to MRQDIQMYINQRPEIKQFIRHNPIWYRYLARDPQSITQLENEVKVFQGKTLPQKLDRFQSNLNMALMLFDMVKGMGTPQQ from the coding sequence ATGAGACAGGATATTCAAATGTATATTAATCAGCGTCCAGAAATCAAACAATTTATTCGGCATAATCCAATTTGGTATCGTTATTTGGCTAGGGATCCTCAGTCTATTACTCAACTAGAAAATGAAGTTAAGGTCTTTCAAGGGAAAACACTCCCTCAAAAGTTAGATCGTTTTCAATCAAATTTAAATATGGCGTTGATGCTTTTTGATATGGTAAAAGGCATGGGAACACCTCAGCAATAG
- the ylbD gene encoding spore coat protein YlbD, protein MSKRTTLHPSVQQFKQFVKKHPLLIKEVRAGKKSWQDFYEEWTILGDNEEVWKKYKKIEASDIDEEEEVESTDEKEEKDQGESKGPQFGEILSMLKSINLNDIQGHVQNLSGIMATVQGLLQSFQSNPSNQSGSNSQQTQQSQPQQNQQSPFNFRQF, encoded by the coding sequence ATGAGTAAGAGAACTACTTTACATCCGTCTGTACAACAGTTTAAACAATTTGTTAAGAAACATCCATTACTAATTAAAGAAGTGAGGGCAGGAAAAAAATCTTGGCAAGACTTTTACGAAGAATGGACCATTTTAGGTGACAATGAAGAAGTATGGAAAAAGTACAAAAAAATTGAGGCCTCTGATATCGACGAGGAAGAAGAAGTTGAGAGTACGGATGAAAAAGAAGAAAAAGATCAAGGGGAAAGCAAAGGTCCTCAATTTGGTGAAATTCTCTCAATGCTAAAATCCATCAATTTAAATGATATCCAAGGTCATGTACAAAATCTAAGCGGGATTATGGCTACTGTTCAAGGCTTATTACAGTCATTTCAATCTAATCCGTCTAACCAAAGTGGTTCAAATTCACAACAAACACAACAATCTCAACCACAACAAAATCAACAAAGCCCTTTTAATTTCCGACAGTTTTAA
- a CDS encoding PaaI family thioesterase encodes MTKKNKLLDEIEQYLTMASSENREILETLFRNIKEKHNGKHRSYLSALMQVKGTVLENGNYEIRIPIQPLIHNPLGMVHGGIIASVIDISMGSIVHRSIPDGYATVTTELKINYLKPGLGKELICVASILHKGNSLCVCEARVYNDEESLVAIGTGSFFVLKPRTS; translated from the coding sequence ATGACAAAAAAAAATAAACTTTTAGATGAAATTGAGCAATATTTAACAATGGCTTCTTCTGAAAATAGGGAAATTCTTGAGACTTTATTTCGTAATATCAAAGAAAAACATAATGGGAAGCATCGTTCGTATCTCTCAGCTCTCATGCAAGTAAAAGGAACAGTCTTAGAAAACGGAAATTATGAAATTCGTATTCCAATACAACCTCTCATTCATAACCCCCTTGGAATGGTACACGGTGGAATTATTGCATCTGTAATTGATATTTCAATGGGATCTATCGTTCATCGATCAATTCCCGATGGCTATGCAACTGTTACAACAGAACTTAAAATAAACTACTTAAAACCAGGTCTTGGTAAAGAGCTCATATGCGTTGCATCAATTCTTCATAAAGGTAATTCCCTATGTGTATGCGAGGCTAGGGTATATAACGATGAGGAGAGTCTGGTGGCCATTGGAACCGGGAGTTTTTTTGTTTTGAAGCCTAGAACATCTTAA
- a CDS encoding CAP domain-containing protein: MKKLGCGMFLVLCFLSLALIIALLVDNLLVNDNETTHTQVNFIEAEKTLYEAKLEDKEKSILLQEDGLHKLIGLPVNEIINIYGEPSRIDVSAYDYEWWIYPSSESYIQIGVDEGYVVTVYFIGSELLIAPFYIGQSYEEIMNEIGFPQQVSFNVKGNSYQFNLTEEELETRPLLFADHVFIQLYFDTFTKKLSGIRYLNGETLIKHRPYSVVYRGELIEAKPLSADQWRDIEYGASLQILAITNEIRKRHDLNKLEWDEETSIVAFHHSEDMSINEYFSHTSPSEGELKDRLKKQGVLYQLAGENIAAKYVDSIAVVEGWLNSEGHRVNLLHEEFTHLGVGVYERYYTQNFITPW, translated from the coding sequence ATGAAAAAACTTGGTTGTGGAATGTTTTTAGTTCTTTGCTTTTTAAGTCTAGCATTGATTATTGCGCTTCTTGTGGACAACCTACTTGTGAACGATAATGAAACTACTCATACACAAGTTAATTTTATTGAAGCAGAAAAGACTTTATACGAGGCAAAATTAGAGGATAAAGAAAAATCAATCCTACTACAAGAGGACGGTTTACACAAATTAATAGGTTTGCCGGTCAATGAGATAATAAACATCTATGGGGAACCTAGTCGTATTGATGTTTCTGCCTACGATTACGAATGGTGGATATATCCAAGTAGCGAAAGTTATATTCAAATAGGTGTTGATGAAGGCTATGTAGTTACTGTTTATTTTATTGGGAGCGAGTTGTTAATTGCGCCTTTCTATATTGGGCAGTCGTATGAGGAAATAATGAATGAGATTGGATTTCCTCAACAAGTTTCATTTAATGTAAAAGGGAATTCTTATCAATTTAATTTGACAGAAGAGGAACTTGAAACTCGGCCGCTGCTTTTTGCAGATCATGTGTTTATCCAGCTTTACTTTGATACATTTACAAAAAAACTTTCAGGAATTCGCTATTTAAATGGTGAGACCTTGATTAAGCATCGACCTTATTCAGTTGTGTATCGTGGTGAACTAATTGAAGCGAAACCTTTATCGGCTGATCAATGGAGGGATATCGAGTATGGGGCTTCGTTACAAATTTTAGCGATAACAAATGAAATCCGAAAACGTCATGACCTAAATAAGTTAGAGTGGGATGAAGAAACCTCAATCGTTGCTTTCCATCATAGTGAAGATATGAGTATTAATGAATATTTCTCACATACCTCGCCTTCGGAGGGAGAACTAAAAGATCGCTTAAAAAAGCAAGGTGTACTATACCAATTAGCGGGTGAAAATATTGCTGCAAAGTATGTAGATTCGATCGCAGTAGTTGAAGGCTGGCTGAATAGTGAAGGCCATCGAGTGAATTTACTTCATGAAGAGTTTACGCATTTAGGTGTTGGTGTGTATGAACGATACTATACCCAAAACTTTATTACACCTTGGTAA
- a CDS encoding CBS domain-containing protein gives MEHVRDVMTSNVEYCTPLDNVYEVAVKMKELNVGAIPICENDHLLGMITDRDIVIRGVAEKRPNSTRVTDIMSEHLITAEPTMSLEEAAKLMAKHQIRRLPIVENNRLVGICSLGDLAVHDGSDDDAGYALSEISESPQVHH, from the coding sequence ATGGAACATGTACGTGATGTCATGACTTCAAATGTAGAGTATTGTACACCACTTGATAATGTTTATGAAGTTGCGGTTAAAATGAAAGAATTAAATGTGGGGGCAATTCCTATATGTGAAAACGATCACCTCCTCGGCATGATTACCGATAGAGATATCGTGATAAGAGGGGTTGCAGAGAAACGTCCGAACTCTACTAGAGTTACTGATATTATGAGTGAACATCTCATAACAGCAGAGCCTACAATGAGCTTAGAAGAGGCTGCAAAATTAATGGCTAAACATCAAATTAGACGATTACCAATCGTTGAAAATAACAGGTTAGTTGGAATTTGTTCGTTAGGTGATTTAGCTGTACATGATGGTTCTGATGATGATGCAGGATATGCATTATCAGAAATCTCGGAGAGCCCACAAGTTCATCACTAA
- a CDS encoding alanyl-tRNA editing protein has product MTKKIFEHDPYLKESWATIRDTKTVNGETWVALDQTIFYPEGGGQPADLGTIDGIPVLDVQINDNVVLHKLANQIEKSRVKLEIDFPRRFDHMQHHTGQHLLSAVWLEFFGIRTLSFHLGKEVCTIDLQVDELNEEQIQQVEAKLSHYIFENRTVENYQLPYEEIDKEKLVKLKDKPKFVRFIEIEGIDTSTCCGTHVRMLGELGLVKILGWEKNKQNVRLSFVCGARAFSFFQEVYEAVREVSKKLNIPPTLVKERFSGFYTGHQLLKRNHQKLYEKEIHNEAATIISEAINNVIEVSWENKPLQEMKDLAKIIIEAGDKVVIFHNKSQKTWILAASSSKLFHVGNCLQVLKERFGGKGGGNAVFGQWIGDVSQETWLAIKEELLHATKVHHD; this is encoded by the coding sequence ATGACTAAAAAGATTTTTGAACATGATCCATATTTGAAAGAGTCTTGGGCAACGATTAGAGATACAAAGACAGTTAATGGGGAAACATGGGTAGCTCTTGATCAAACTATATTTTACCCTGAAGGGGGTGGACAACCAGCTGATCTAGGTACAATTGATGGAATACCAGTGTTGGATGTTCAGATTAACGACAATGTAGTACTACATAAATTGGCTAATCAAATTGAAAAAAGCCGGGTAAAACTTGAAATTGATTTTCCTCGCCGTTTTGATCACATGCAACACCACACAGGTCAACACTTGTTATCTGCTGTTTGGTTAGAGTTTTTTGGTATCCGGACATTATCCTTTCATTTGGGGAAAGAAGTTTGTACGATTGATCTACAAGTAGATGAGCTTAACGAAGAACAAATTCAACAAGTGGAAGCTAAGCTTTCTCATTATATTTTCGAAAATAGAACCGTTGAAAATTACCAACTCCCTTATGAGGAGATTGACAAGGAAAAACTAGTAAAGCTTAAGGATAAGCCGAAGTTTGTACGATTTATAGAAATTGAAGGTATTGATACGTCTACTTGTTGCGGTACACATGTACGAATGCTTGGTGAATTAGGCTTGGTTAAAATTCTTGGCTGGGAAAAAAATAAGCAAAATGTTCGACTATCCTTTGTTTGTGGAGCAAGAGCATTTTCATTTTTTCAGGAAGTATATGAGGCAGTTCGTGAAGTAAGCAAAAAGCTAAACATACCTCCTACATTAGTTAAAGAAAGATTTTCAGGTTTCTATACAGGTCACCAACTACTCAAAAGAAACCATCAAAAGTTATATGAAAAAGAAATTCATAACGAGGCGGCAACTATTATTAGTGAAGCGATAAACAACGTTATTGAAGTTAGCTGGGAAAATAAACCTTTACAAGAGATGAAGGATTTGGCAAAGATTATTATCGAAGCTGGTGATAAGGTCGTAATCTTTCATAATAAATCCCAAAAAACATGGATCTTGGCTGCTTCGTCTTCTAAATTATTTCATGTAGGTAATTGCCTCCAAGTATTAAAGGAAAGGTTTGGCGGTAAAGGAGGAGGAAACGCTGTTTTTGGACAATGGATAGGTGATGTCTCACAGGAAACTTGGCTTGCTATAAAGGAAGAGTTATTACACGCTACAAAAGTTCATCATGATTGA
- a CDS encoding YugN family protein: protein MKFEGTELTGKEIEFSVAEHVLGEAGFVHAGQWDYERVTFDYKFDDLVNDDVYYLRVQAYAVKGEIPSPYSVIKFLDPILGKHYYPHGVEYADEKFPKHILDKSNKKIEQIAALLK from the coding sequence ATGAAATTTGAAGGAACTGAATTAACAGGTAAAGAAATTGAATTTTCTGTAGCTGAACATGTACTGGGTGAAGCTGGTTTTGTTCATGCTGGGCAATGGGATTATGAAAGAGTTACATTTGACTATAAATTCGATGACTTAGTAAACGATGATGTGTACTATTTACGAGTACAAGCTTACGCAGTTAAAGGTGAAATTCCTTCTCCTTATAGTGTGATTAAGTTTTTAGATCCAATTTTAGGGAAGCATTACTATCCACACGGAGTTGAATATGCAGATGAAAAATTCCCTAAACATATCTTAGATAAAAGTAACAAAAAGATAGAACAGATTGCAGCTTTATTAAAATAG